A genomic region of bacterium contains the following coding sequences:
- a CDS encoding tyrosine-type recombinase/integrase, producing MKRWDRLLEGYLEEYAKLGRSEGMEQRVRSTLERWGLWMKRHHRRLELERVDAELLVGYLRAQTTFKAKSTVYATLSVMRGMGEYLVRQGVWTTSPLRWMRGPKISPYSRLPKRIDGGQMQGLWREAASSRNTYQRHVRLVVLALLYGTGLRRGELERLDVDSWDREEGVLRIDGRKTGRERSVPVPALAYQCLEAYLPQRHNRLELRGVHDQRALLVNREGKRLSASSLSKLVHVMADRADVPLHSLHQFRHSCASDLLEAGVALPEVQRILGHQGITTTVRYVHIADPQRRAAMAKHPINDWLRTEAAS from the coding sequence ATGAAGCGCTGGGACCGACTGCTGGAGGGGTACCTGGAGGAGTACGCGAAGCTCGGACGGTCGGAGGGGATGGAGCAGCGCGTCAGGTCCACGCTGGAGCGGTGGGGCCTGTGGATGAAGCGGCACCATCGGCGCCTCGAGTTGGAGCGCGTTGACGCGGAGCTCCTCGTGGGCTACCTGCGCGCGCAGACGACGTTCAAGGCCAAGTCGACGGTGTACGCGACGCTGAGCGTGATGCGCGGCATGGGCGAGTACCTGGTGCGCCAGGGTGTGTGGACGACGAGTCCGCTGCGCTGGATGCGCGGTCCGAAGATCTCGCCGTACAGCCGGCTGCCGAAGCGCATCGACGGCGGCCAGATGCAGGGACTCTGGCGCGAGGCCGCGTCGAGCAGAAACACGTACCAGCGCCACGTCAGGCTCGTCGTGTTGGCGTTGCTGTACGGGACCGGCCTGCGCCGCGGCGAGTTGGAGCGGCTCGATGTCGACAGTTGGGATCGCGAAGAGGGCGTGCTGCGGATCGACGGCCGCAAGACGGGCCGCGAGCGCAGCGTGCCGGTGCCGGCGCTCGCGTACCAGTGCCTCGAGGCGTACCTGCCGCAGCGTCACAATCGTCTCGAGTTGCGCGGCGTGCACGACCAGCGCGCGTTGCTGGTGAATCGCGAGGGCAAGCGCCTGAGCGCCTCGTCGCTCAGCAAGCTCGTGCACGTGATGGCCGATCGCGCCGACGTGCCGCTGCACAGCCTGCACCAGTTCAGGCACAGCTGCGCGTCGGACCTGCTCGAAGCGGGCGTCGCGCTGCCCGAGGTGCAGCGGATTCTCGGCCACCAGGGCATCACGACCACGGTGCGTTACGTGCATATCGCCGACCCGCAGCGCCGCGCGGCGATGGCGAAGCATCCGATCAATGACTGGCTGCGCACGGAGGCCGCGTCATGA